In Roseofilum reptotaenium CS-1145, a single genomic region encodes these proteins:
- the secE gene encoding preprotein translocase subunit SecE produces the protein MAKKETAQVPEKTDNPVEVTQKFLQGTQDELQKVVWPSRQQLISESVAVMSMVGLFAFLIFAVDKLFIWTASQVF, from the coding sequence GTGGCCAAAAAAGAAACCGCACAAGTACCAGAAAAAACAGACAATCCCGTAGAGGTTACCCAGAAATTTCTGCAAGGAACGCAAGACGAACTGCAAAAAGTTGTTTGGCCTTCTCGCCAACAACTAATCAGTGAGTCTGTTGCTGTAATGTCCATGGTTGGATTATTTGCCTTCCTGATCTTTGCAGTCGATAAACTATTTATTTGGACAGCCAGTCAGGTATTTTGA
- the nusG gene encoding transcription termination/antitermination protein NusG, with protein sequence MMVSEESFESNPRETDLQETDNKPAEKPRWYAVQVASGCEKRVKNNLEQRKQTLNVANRILEVKIPEKSTVQFRKGGKSQQTVEKVLPGYVLIHMVLDDETWPVVKNTPNVINFVGAEQKRRYGRGRGHVKPLPLSPTEVERMFKQTQEDKTVVKIDMAPGDKILVLSGPFKDFEGEVIEVSPERSKLKALLSIFGRDTPVELEFNQVEKQ encoded by the coding sequence ATCATGGTATCAGAGGAGTCTTTCGAGTCTAACCCCAGAGAAACAGACCTCCAGGAAACCGACAACAAACCGGCTGAAAAACCCAGATGGTATGCTGTACAGGTTGCTTCCGGTTGTGAAAAGCGGGTTAAAAATAACCTCGAACAACGTAAGCAAACTCTCAACGTAGCTAACCGCATTCTGGAAGTTAAAATTCCGGAAAAATCAACGGTTCAATTCCGTAAGGGAGGAAAATCTCAACAGACGGTAGAAAAAGTCCTTCCTGGGTACGTCTTGATCCATATGGTTCTGGACGATGAAACTTGGCCTGTAGTCAAAAACACCCCCAATGTGATTAACTTTGTAGGGGCAGAACAAAAACGTCGCTACGGTCGAGGACGGGGGCATGTTAAACCCCTTCCCCTGAGTCCAACAGAAGTCGAGCGTATGTTCAAACAGACCCAGGAAGATAAAACAGTGGTCAAAATTGATATGGCCCCTGGTGACAAAATCCTGGTTTTATCTGGGCCATTTAAAGATTTTGAAGGAGAAGTGATTGAGGTGAGTCCGGAACGGAGCAAACTCAAAGCCCTCCTTTCTATTTTTGGTCGAGATACCCCAGTTGAACTAGAGTTCAATCAAGTGGAAAAACAATAA
- the rplK gene encoding 50S ribosomal protein L11: protein MAKKVVALIKLALPAGKANPAPPVGPALGQHGVNIMMFCKEYNAKTADQPGMVIPVEISVYEDRSFTFVLKTPPASVLIKKAAKIERGSAEPNKQKVGSITRAQLQEIAQTKMPDLNANDIEAAMNIVAGTARNMGVKVVD from the coding sequence ATGGCTAAAAAAGTTGTTGCTCTGATTAAATTAGCTTTACCTGCGGGTAAAGCTAACCCTGCACCTCCGGTTGGTCCCGCACTGGGTCAACATGGGGTGAATATCATGATGTTCTGCAAAGAATATAATGCGAAAACGGCCGATCAACCTGGAATGGTGATTCCCGTTGAAATCTCTGTTTATGAAGACCGCAGTTTTACCTTTGTTCTCAAAACCCCTCCTGCTTCGGTGCTAATTAAAAAAGCGGCCAAAATTGAGAGAGGTTCTGCCGAACCCAACAAACAAAAAGTAGGAAGCATTACCCGCGCCCAACTGCAAGAAATTGCCCAAACCAAAATGCCTGATTTGAATGCTAATGATATCGAGGCAGCTATGAATATTGTGGCCGGAACTGCCCGAAATATGGGAGTCAAAGTGGTGGACTAG